In the Topomyia yanbarensis strain Yona2022 chromosome 3, ASM3024719v1, whole genome shotgun sequence genome, one interval contains:
- the LOC131689053 gene encoding acetyl-coenzyme A transporter 1: MSVRKRQDQRPDQVQLLTPVSAITGDHDEDKHESSDLRGDWSNIAILFFLYLLQGIPIGLAAAIPMLLQNRGASYKQQAEFSFAHWPFSMKLLWAPIVDSLYWNRFGRRKSWLIPTQYLIGIFMLILSMHVNRWLGNSSEDATLAPNIPILTGIFFALNFLAATQDIAVDGWALTMLKRCNVGHASTCNSVGQTAGYFLGYVAFMALESAEFCNSYLRAEASDEGLVTLPGFLWFWGLVFLATTTLVALLKRESLPSIDRGHDEHLELDIKQTYRLLLNIIKMKPILILTAILLTVKIGFAACDAVSSLKLIDAGVPKDKLALLVVPLVPLQIILPLVISKYTTGPRPMEVYLKAIPYRIALTIVAAAVVWFTPALIHNNHVPYHYYLILLTNYGLYQIALYSMFVAVMAFFARISDPAVGGTYMTLLNTLSNLGGNWPTTVVLWMVDVLTWKRCSNATDNTCSSTTQQEICTDGGGKCEIQIDGYYIEVAICLVYGIIWYQWGKHKIRYLQSLPLNAWRVVHRQREHTS, from the exons ATGAGCGTACGCAAAAGACAAGACCAACGTCCGGATCAAGTCCAGCTGTTGACGCCTGTGTCCGCCATCACCGGTGACCACGATGAGGACAAACATGAATCCAGCGACCTGCGAGGGGATTGGAGCAACATAGCGATTCTGTTTTTCCTATACCTGTTGCAAGGTATTCCTATCGGATTGGCCGCAGCAATTCCGATGCTGTTACAGAATCGTGGCGCCAGCTACAAGCAGCAG GCCGAGTTTAGTTTCGCCCATTGGCCGTTCAGCATGAAGCTGCTATGGGCCCCAATCGTAGATTCGCTGTACTGGAACCGCTTCGGCCGGCGCAAATCATGGCTGATACCGACCCAGTATCTGATTGGCATTTTTATGCTCATTCTGTCTATGCATGTGAACCGCTGGCTCGGTAATAGTTCTGAGGATGCCACGCTTGCACCAAACATACCGATACTGACCGGAATATTTTTTGCGTTGAATTTCCTCGCCGCAACACAGGACATTGCCGTGGATGGCTGGGCGCTGACGATGCTGAAGCGGTGTAATGTGGGTCATGCTTCGACGTGTAACAGTGTCGGTCAGACGGCAGGATATTTCCTGGGCTATGTTGCGTTTATGGCCCTAGAGTCTGCCGAGTTTTGCAATAGCTACTTACGAGCGGAAGCTTCGGATGAAGGCCTGGTGACGCTTCCTGGGTTCCTTTGGTTTTGGGGTTTGGTGTTTCTGGCTACCACAACACTTGTAGCACTGTTGAAACGCGAATCCCTTCCCAGCATAGATCGAGGGCACGACGAACATTTAGAGCTGGATATAAAACAAACCTATCGGCTACTGCTCAACATTATCAAAATGAAACCTATATTGATTTTGACGGCCATTCTTTTAACCGTAAAAATAGGATTCGCTGCTTGTGATGCCGTTAGCTCTTTGAAGCTTATCGACGCTGGTGTTCCGAAGGATAAACTAGCTTTGCTAGTCGTACCACTAGTCCCACTGCAAATAATACTTCCACTGGTGATTAGTAAATACACTACAGGACCACGCCCTATGGAGGTATACCTGAAAGCCATTCCGTATCGGATAGCTCTAACAATCGTCGCTGCTGCCGTTGTGTGGTTCACTCCAGCTTTAATACACAATAACCACGTTCCTTACCACTACTATTTGATACTGTTGACCAACTATGGATTGTACCAGATAGCTCTCTATAGCATGTTCGTTGCGGTGATGGCATTTTTCGCCCGAATCAGCGATCCAGCGGTTGGAGGTACATATATGACGCTGCTCAATACGCTAAGCAATCTTGGCGGCAACTGGCCAACTACGGTTGTACTGTGGATGGTGGACGTGCTCACCTGGAAGCGCTGCTCGAATGCAACAGACAACACGTGCTCTAGCACCACACAACAGGAG ATATGTACAGACGGAGGtggaaaatgtgaaattcaGATCGACGGATACTACATTGAGGTTGCCATCTGCTTAGTGTATGGAATTATTTGGTATCAATGGGGTAAGCATAAAATACGCTACCTACAGAGTTTGCCTCTGAATGCTTGGCGGGTGGTGCATCGGCAGCGGGAGCATACGAGTTAG